From the Campylobacter volucris genome, the window TTTATTTGATCGCTTAGACAAAACAGCTAAAATCTCAAAAAAGAAAAAAGCTCAAATTTTAAGAGATGCTTTGGAAAATTACTTAGATGAAATGGAAGATTTTGCTCCTGCTATAGAAGCTTTAGAAGATTTAAAAGATGGTGATAGTAAAAAACTTGATAGTATTATCAAAAAATTAAAATGTTAAAAATTAACTTTTAAGCATAATATTATTTTAAAATATTTTTTATCCATAAAGTTAGTGTTTATTTTTTTTAGATATAATCAAAGCTTATTTTATAAAAAGTAAGGTATATTTCATGTTGCGATTAGCTTTATTTATCTTTGCACTAACTAGTTCCTTGATGGCTTTTAATGTAAAATCTTTATTAACATATACGTTTAATGATAATGTTAGTTATGATATACAAAAGGCTAAAAAAATATACTTTGAAAACAAATGCAATACTTGCCATGGTGACAATGGAGAAAAAAACGAATTTGGCAAAAGAGCTATAAAAGATTTAACTCCTGCGCAAATTAAAGGCTTGTTAAAAGATTATGCAAATGGTTATTATCAAAATTCAAATGCAGATAGCATTCAAATGGGAATTTATGCAAGAAAATTAAGCGATGATGACATAAATCATATTATTGCTTATTTAAAAGGTCAAAACTTTTCTATAGAATTAAATCAAGAAGATTTATTAGAAGAAGAACCAAAACCCAAAACCAAACACGGAACATTTTTAAAATAATTTAAGGAGTATTCATGAAAAAGAAACTTATACTAGCTAGTCTATTTTGTGCAAGTGCAATTTATGCAGCAGAAGTAAAAATAGGTGTTATTTTACCACTAACTGGTCCTTTAGCTGCTTATGGACATGATGTGTATGAGGGTGTTAAACTTGCAAATACTCTTAGTCCAAATTTAAAAAATGGTGATAGTGTAAAAATCATAGCTATTGACACAAAAGGCGATAAAATCGAAAGTGCTAATGCCGCAACTAGACTTATATCGCAAGATAAAGTTTTAGGCTTAATTGGAGAAGCAGTTACTCCAAATACTATGCAAGTATTATCCATAGCTGAAGAAAGAAAAATTCCAGTTATCGCGCCTGTAGCTTCAGGTGATAAACTTTTAGACAAAAAAACTTATGCAAGCAGGGTTTGTTTTATGGATAGTTTTCAAGGTGATAAATTTGCAAATTATGCTTATCAAACTCTAAATTTAAAAAGCGTTGTCGTTATTGTTGACCAAAGCAATGTTTATTCTTTAGGTCTTGCAAGAGCCTTTGAAAAAGAATTTAAACAAAATGGTGGCAAAGTACTTAAAAAACTTACTATTTCTTCAGGAGATAAAGACTTTAAAGCTATAGTTTCTCAATTAAAAAATATAAATCCTGATTTTGTTTATATGCCAATTTATCATCCAGAAGCAGCATTGATTGCTAGACAAGCAAAAGCAGTAGGCTTTGATAAACTTTTAAGCGCAGGAGATGGGGTAAATAATAAAACATTTATAGAACTTGGCGGGGATGCTGTAAATGGAGTAATTTTTACTGATAGCTTTGATTATAATAATCCTCCAACAAAACTATCTAAAGATTTTATACAAGCTTATGAGAAAAATCGTGGGACAAAAGAACTTCCAGCATTTTCAGCTATGGGAGCTGATGCATACTATGTAATGATAAATGCAATGAATGAATGTCAAAATAATCTCACTCCAGAATGCATTAATGATAAAATTCATTCTACACTAAATTTTGAAGGTGTTGGTGGAGTTATAAGCATTGATAAAAATGGCAATGCTAGTCGTTCTGTAGTTATTAAAGAAATACAAGAACAAAAACAAGTATATAAAACTATTATTAATCCTTGAAAGGAAAAATTATGAAAAAAATTAATATCGCTATATTGTCTATTATAGCTGCAAGTATTGTACAAGCAAAAGAAATTAATATTGGCGTAGTTCTTCCTTTAACAGGAGCAACCGCTGCATATGGACAAAGTGCTTTAGATGGCATAAAAATTGCAAATTCTATGAAAAATACTCTTAGTAATGGCGATAAAATTAATCTTGTAGTAGTTGATACAAAAGGTGATAAAATCGAAAGTGCTAATGCTAGCACGAGATTAGTTTCACAAAATAAAGTTCAAGCTTTAATTGGAGAAATGATCACGGCTAATACTTTACAAGTTATAAGAATTGGTGAAGAAAAGAAAATTCCTGTTGTAGCTCCTGCTGCAACTGCGGATAAAATTTTAAACAAAAAACTTTATGCAAGCAGGGTTTGTTTTATGGATAGTTTTCAAGGCTCATCTTTAGCAAATTATATTAAAAATAAACTCCAATACAACAAAGCAGTTATAGTTACTGATCAAACAACAGATTATTCTTTGGGTTTAACTAGAGCTTTTGAAAAAGAATTTAACAAACAAGGTGGAAAAATTTTAGATAAATTTAGAATTACAGCTGGAGATAAAGATTTTAAAGCAATCATCTCTCAAATTAAAAATTTAAATCCTGATTTTATATATCTTCCAGTTTATTACACTGAAGCAT encodes:
- a CDS encoding ribbon-helix-helix domain protein, with amino-acid sequence MNKRYTFSLSQDLFDRLDKTAKISKKKKAQILRDALENYLDEMEDFAPAIEALEDLKDGDSKKLDSIIKKLKC
- a CDS encoding c-type cytochrome codes for the protein MLRLALFIFALTSSLMAFNVKSLLTYTFNDNVSYDIQKAKKIYFENKCNTCHGDNGEKNEFGKRAIKDLTPAQIKGLLKDYANGYYQNSNADSIQMGIYARKLSDDDINHIIAYLKGQNFSIELNQEDLLEEEPKPKTKHGTFLK
- a CDS encoding ABC transporter substrate-binding protein, whose product is MKKKLILASLFCASAIYAAEVKIGVILPLTGPLAAYGHDVYEGVKLANTLSPNLKNGDSVKIIAIDTKGDKIESANAATRLISQDKVLGLIGEAVTPNTMQVLSIAEERKIPVIAPVASGDKLLDKKTYASRVCFMDSFQGDKFANYAYQTLNLKSVVVIVDQSNVYSLGLARAFEKEFKQNGGKVLKKLTISSGDKDFKAIVSQLKNINPDFVYMPIYHPEAALIARQAKAVGFDKLLSAGDGVNNKTFIELGGDAVNGVIFTDSFDYNNPPTKLSKDFIQAYEKNRGTKELPAFSAMGADAYYVMINAMNECQNNLTPECINDKIHSTLNFEGVGGVISIDKNGNASRSVVIKEIQEQKQVYKTIINP
- a CDS encoding ABC transporter substrate-binding protein; translation: MKKINIAILSIIAASIVQAKEINIGVVLPLTGATAAYGQSALDGIKIANSMKNTLSNGDKINLVVVDTKGDKIESANASTRLVSQNKVQALIGEMITANTLQVIRIGEEKKIPVVAPAATADKILNKKLYASRVCFMDSFQGSSLANYIKNKLQYNKAVIVTDQTTDYSLGLTRAFEKEFNKQGGKILDKFRITAGDKDFKAIISQIKNLNPDFIYLPVYYTEASLFARQAKAMGVNIPMGSADGVADETFINLAQDAAEGYIFTDSFDYNNPPTDLSKEFIQAYEKEKKNKEVPNFSAMGADAYFVIYEAMQKCVNNLNTECINDNIHSTLNFQGVSGVISIDKSGNATRSIVIKSIENQKQVYKDSILP